The genomic stretch TGTAACCTGGACCACCTGTTCCCGTTCCCTGCGGACAGCCGCCCTGAATCATAAAGTTAGGGATGACTCGGTGGAAATTAAGACCGTCGTAAAACCCTTTTTCAGATAAGTCAACAAAATTTTTCACCGTGTTCGGTGCATCTTTATCAAACAGCTCCAAATTGATTGTGCCTTTGTCGGTTTCCATAATCGCGCGAGTCATAGTTTCTCCTTTTCTAATCCCTTCGGATGATTGATTGATGTGGCTAGGAATATGCCACAAACAAACTATAGTAGAACAAAAACACTCTATCTTTACTTTATCTAATTTTAAAACTGTAATCCTTTGACGCTGCTACAGATTTACTGTTCTGACGCATCTAGCTCGAAGCATATAGCACAAGTGGTACGCTCTATGCGAGCGTCACCTAGCCATCAAAAGCTTTTGTATAATAAGTTTATTTATCACCTGCTTAGGTAGCTTAGGGTCATGGTAGGCACTGGAACCAAGCTCACACTACAAGACTTTCTGGCTTTGCCAGAAGGGGATGTAATCTATGAATTTATAGATGGTCAGGTAGTGCCTAAAGTGTCTCCAAAATACTTTCATTCAACTGTACAGTTTGCTTTGATGGTTCTGATTCGTGCCTGGTGCAAAGGGCGTGGACGAGTTGTTCAAGAGTGGGCGGTGCTGTTGAAACGGAATGGTCAGGATTGGGCACCTGTACCTGATGTAACGTACATCTCTTATGAACGGCTACCCGCTAGTTGGAAGCGTAACGAAGCCTGTCCTGTGGCTCCTGAACTGGCAATTGAGATAATGTCTCCAGACCAAACTATAAAAGAATTTGAAGACAAGGCTAAGGAATACTTTGATACTGGGGTGTTACGAGTTTGGATTGTAGATCCTGAAGCCATAAGTATTAGAGTCTTTTCTCCAGATAAAACAAGTCAACTCTACACTGATAGCACACCAATTATAGATTCATTATTTCCTGGATTGGAAATCACACCAAAACAGGTTTTTGAAGAAGCAGAAGTACTTTAATTTTAAGTAGCGATCGCTAAACTAAGAAATATTGCTTATTTCGGGCTTTGCCACCAGTTTTTTAAATAGCGCTGAAGCTGCCTCAATACTTTGGTTATCCTCTAAAAATCTGAAAGCAGAAGCAGCTAAATAAGACGGATTTTGCTCAAAAGCAATCCAACGCCGTCGCAAAGCCTCAGCCGCCGCGCCAGTCGTATTCGATCCAGCAAAAATATCGAGGACTGTATCTCCTGGATCGGTGAGAAAGTTAATAAAAAACCTCGGCAGTTTTTGCGGAAACCGCGCCGGATGTGCAGCAATTCCAACGGCTTTGCAAAGTTGAATGTATCGAGAATTGCTTTCACTATTAGGAATTTGCAACAAGTTGGAGGGAATGGCACCGCCGTTATTAGTAGCAAAACCCGATCCAATATCGTGACCTGAAGGACGTGCTTTGGGTTTATAGTATTTTTCAGGATTCTCGTGTAGCTTTTTCATTCGTTCCGAATAAGGAACAAGTACATTACTCACATTCGCTTTAGGATAGTCAGTTTTTGATAGCCACCAGACAGTATTGACAGAATCCTTCGCGCGGATCTTACGTTTATTCACCCATTCAATCGGCGAAGGTAACTTAGAAGGGTTGTGCCAAAAAAACTCCTCAGCTAAGCGAAAATCTAGCTGATCGCAGAGTTTAATTAAAATCCGGTAATTGTAGAGCGATCGCACTGGACGTTTACTTTGATAAGCACCACCTAGATCGATGACAAAACTTCCTTGCGGTGATAATACGCGATACACTTTTTGACAGAAGGCAAATAGCCAATTGATATAGGCTTCTTGCTCAACATTTCCATAACTCTTTTCGCGTAGCAAAGCAAATGGAGGAGAGGTCATTACTAGATCGATTGAGTCAGATTCAAGGCAGTCTAGCAATTCAAGCGAATCACCAATATAGGCAGCGCCGTAATTTGTAGCGTACAAAGGTTTCTTTAGATTCATCGCTGCCATTTTTCACGAATACTTTCAAAACAAATTGTATAATTAAATCAATTATCAGCAAATACAAGCTCTTTATAGCTTGTATTACGTTATAAATAACATAGGCGTAAAGTAAAAGGTTACAATATGAACAGAGATAATCCAAAAAAGGGAAATAATCAGGAGAAAAATATTGCCTCTCCTTCACCTAGCGAACCAAAACAGGTTCCTCACACGATTGATATAGATGGGAAGCGTCCAATCGCGCCAGATAATATTCAGATTGAAGACACTCTTGACGTAGATGGACACCGACCGATTACCTCTAGTAATCTTCAGTTTGAGGACACTCTTGACGTAGATGGACACCGACCGATTGATCCAAGCGATATTCAGGTTCGTGAAACCGTGGACATTGATGGAAAGCGCCCAATTACTTCAAATGATTTTCAAGTTCAGGGCACTGTTGACGTAGATGGGCACCGTCCAATTGGCTCTAGCAATCTTCAGATTGATGAGACAATGCATATAGCTGGAAACCGCCCAGTTGCTTCAAATAATCCGGACGATCTTGATATTACAAACGATTACATGGATTAGCCTTTATAGGCTTCTTTTTACCCTTTTCATCTACGGTGCTGCATTAAAAGCCATCTGCCAGAAATCCTGCTCTAATTCAGCTACCTTTAAAAAGGCTTCTTCGGCTTGATGCTGAACGGTTTCTGATGCAGTTTGCAGCACTTCATCTGCTTGCTGTTCCAAAAGTTTTACATATTCCGTAAAACCTGGATTTCCCCAACGGTCGGCAAACTCAGCATAGGGATCTGGCATGACTCCTGGTAATTGCCAACCTTGATTGTAAGCAAGCTCAATTGCCCATAGTGCTGTCGCTTGAACTGGGTGTGGCATTGCCGGAAGACTGTGCATATAATCACAGTATTTTGTGCAAGTTGGTTGTTTTTGGGTATTGAGATTCAATTGTCGTTGAGAGGCTTTTGCTTTGAACCAGTTGAGTTCCTCTTTCAGTGCGACTAATCCACTCAGAATGACATCAAAATGAGCGGGCGGCGCAACTGCCAAAATTTGTGCCACCATCCGTGTGAACTCTACTACAAAAAGATAATCTTGTACCAGCCAGGTGTTAAATTGCTGCGGCTGAATGGTTCCTAATTTGCACTGCACTAGGAAAGGATGCACCGTTGCTTGGTGCCAAACTTGAGTATGTTTTTGAAGAAGTTGTTGACAGCTTAAGGTCATCTCTATTTTAGATTGTGGATTCGCAGTTTATTGAGATATTGAGTATTAATACTTAATTTTAGTAGGTTTTAGCGATCGCCTTTTTGTTTAATTTCTTAACTTTAGACCGAGCTAATTTTCAGACTTTAGAGAGAGTTATTCTCCACGGTTTTTTATCCACATTGAGTATAGAGCGTTAACGATACAACGTTACAAAACTATAAGCAAAAGTGTACTTAGAACGCAACCTCTCATAGAGGTAGTCTTTCGACTTTGAAGGCGTAAATACCATGTTTCAAAGTGTAAAAATGATGCTGGATTTGTCCAGCACACAATTTTGTCTTGCCAAAATTTCAGTGGCTCCGAGTGGGATTCAAGCCGCGAATACCCCCATAAAAGAGGCAACACTTGTTTTTTCAAGTCCACAGTTTTTTGTTGCCTTGATTGCCGGAGTATTAATGGCGTTTGCTTTCCAATTTTTGTTAACCAATTTCTCAATTGCTGCTGGGATTTCATCCGCAGAGAATCCTTTAGATGCGGATGATGATGATACAGAGACTTGGGGCGAAAAAGTTCGTAGCATTGAATCTAAGGTAGGAATTTGGACATTATTGACGGTCAATATTGCCATATTCATTGCTTGTTTTCTGGCGGTGAAGCTGACTCTGATTAGCAGCGTCATTTTGGGTGCAATCACTGGCGTCGTGATTTGGTCAGCTTATTTTTTGCTGCTCCTTTGGGTGAGTTCTACGGCGGTGGGTTCCTTAGTTGGTTCGGTCGTGACCACTGCGGGTTCAGGGATGCAAGGGGTGATGGCTACAGCCAGCACTGCGCTTGGTGGGAGTGCGATAAATAGGCAGATTGTTTCTACTGCTGAAGCATCCGCCGCCGCCGTTCGCCGGGAATTGAGTTCGTCTCTCGATCCGGATAGCTTGCGAGAAACAATTAAGGATTACTTTACAGATTTGCAACTGCCAAAGCTAGACATCAATAAGGTTCGCAGCGACTTAGAAAAGTTACTTAGCGATGTTGATGTGAAATCTATTGCGGGGAATGACGTTTTACGCAATGTCAATCGCCAGACTTTTGTGGATTTAGTGAGTAGCCGCAGTGATTTCTCTAAGCAGGATGTTAATCGGATTGCGGAGCAATTGGAAGTTGTTTGGCAGAAGGTATTAGGTCAACAACAGGGAACAGAAAAACCAACGGAAACAGATCCGCAGGTTGAATTACTCAACTTTCTGAAACAAGCCGCTCCAGAGGAGTTGAAATCTAATGAGCTTTCTGCCAAGCTTTCTCAACTTGTTGGCGTTGGACAAGGCAAATCAGAGCGCAGTCATGGCAATGGCTTGATGGCACACTCCATGCAGTTGGGTGTAACTGCGTTACTGGGAGAAGTCATGAAGCGGACGGATCTCTCCGATTTAGATGTGGAAAAAATTTCCAGCCAGTTGCAACATTTGAAAGAGCAAGCAACTGAACAAGCTAAAACGGTTGGGACAAAAGTTGCCGATAAGGTGCCTGCGCCATCTTTTAGCACGATTAAGGCGGATGTAGAAAACTACCTGCTAAATTCCAAACCTTGGCACCTGAACCGAGAAACGATCAAGCAGGAATTTAGAGAAGTTATTTACGATCCGGATGCAGCTCCTGGAAAAGTTCGGCAGCAGATAGAGCAATTGAATCGGGACTATTTTGTGAGGGTGTTGGAAGCACGGGGTACTTTCACCTCCGAGCAAGTCGCGGATATTGCCGAGCAGATGGATAGTATTCGGCAGGAAGTTTTTGAAACCGTCCAGGGTGCGGAATCTCAAGAACAGTCGCAAGACCTTCGCGATCGCGTCGAACATTATCTGCACTCGACGGGGAAGGAAGAACTAAACCCAGAAGGCATTGAGCGCGATTTCAAAGCACTTCTAGAAGATCCGGATGCTGGAATTGATGCTTTAAGCGATCGCTTATCGCAATTTGACCGCGATACTTTAGTACAACTCCTCTCTCAACGGGAAGACTTGAGTCAAGAGGAAGCCGATCAACTCATCGGTCAGTTGGAAAGTACGCGCGATCGCGTCTTGTCTCAAGCTCAAGAATTGCAAGACCGCGCCAAATCTGAAGCTGAAGGACTGTGGCAAAGGGTAGAATCCTATCTGCGCGATACTCACAAAGAAGAATTGAATCCTGAAGATATCAAACGAGAGTTGCAAACGCTTCTCAATGACCCTCAGGCAGGACTTGCCGCACTCCGGACGCGACTTTCTCACTTTGACCGCGATACGCTGGTGCAATTGCTCAAGGGACGCGGCGATCTGAGCGAAGAACAGATCGATGGCACAATCCATCAGATCGAATCGGTGCGAGAGAGTATTCTGCACGCACCGCAACAATTAGCTGGTCAAGCAAAGGATCGCTACGACCAAGTGACGAACCAGATTGCTGAGTATCTGCGAAACACCAACCTGGAAGAACTCAATCCGCAAGGCATCCAGCAGGATTTGGCAAAACTCCTGAATGACCCGAAAGAGGGCAGTTTAGCGCTCAGAGAACGACTGTCTCACGTCGATCGGGAAACCTTGGTGAAGCTGCTGAGTCAACGAGAAGACTTGAGCGAAGAGCAAGTCAATCGAGCAATCGATCGGCTGCAAGAGGCGATTCGCAGCATTGTCAAAGCGCCGCGACGCTTGGCAACCCGCGCCAGAGACACGGTTCGGAATTTCCAAACCGATTTGGAAGATTACCTGCGGAACACTAACAAAGAAGAACTCAACCCGGAAAGCATCAAACGAGAGTTGCAATTAATGCTGAACGATCCCCAAGCCGGGTGGAAGAATATTCGCGATCGCTTCTCTCATTTCGACCGTTCCACCTTCGTTTCACTCCTATCGCAACGGGAGGATATCTCAGAGGAGGAAGCCAACCGGATTGTCGATCAAATTGAATCGGTTCGCCATCAGTTTGTCGAACAAGCGCAGAATGCTCAGCACAAAGTGCAATCGGTGCTTGACGGAGTTTTTGGCAGAATTCGCAATTACCTCAACTCCCTGGATCGTCCAGAACTCAATTACGAGGGAATTAAGCGCGACTTCCGGAAACTCTTTGACGATCCGCAAGCTGGATTTGACGCGATGCGCGATCGCCTGAGTCAATTCGATCGGGACACGTTGGTGGCGCTGTTGAGTTCCCGTGAGGATATTTCCCAAGCGGATGCCAACCGACTCATCGACCAGATTGAAGGGGTGCGCGAGAGTACGATACACCGCGCTGAACGCTTCCAGCAGGAAACGAAACGACGCATCAAAGACCTCAAGCACAAAGCGAAGCAGCAAGCTGAGGAAACCCGAAAATCCGCTGCAACCGCTGCTTGGTGGCTCTTTGGAACCGCGCTAACTTCTGTCGCCACCGCAGCGATCGCTGGAGTCATCGCTGTATCTGGTTTCGCTTTCTTTAGCTAAAGCTTTAACGATTTCCAAGCAAATTAAGCCTCCTTTTCAGGAGGCTTTTTCTTATATTTTGCATCCGGCTCAATACTTTCTCTGGAAAAGCTTGAGATTTCCCAAGTCATCGCCGCCGGTTTGTTCGATTGATCAAACCGAGAGCGGCTGCCAAGAGAGCTGAGCCGATAATTGACCAGATAATCGGGAAGGATTTCCCTCCAATATTGAGGGCAAATATCACCGGAAGATTAAACTCTTTGGCTACCCACAATCCAATGTATGCACCGATAATCCCGACAATTATCGAGAGTAGACAGCCCCCTGCCGAGTAACCCACTAACGCTTGCCCAGTGCCGCCGCAGAATGCAGCAATGACCAACAATACCAGAAACTCGATCGGCGTCATTGTTCCTCCAGTACCGGAGTGATGGAACTGCTAATAGGTTCGCACAACTGGGTGCTTTTTCAGGAAAGTTGTGAATTCAGCGCGATCGCTCTCTAACATCTGACTACTCCAGCCAACCGGCAAGTCTCAGATTTAAACTCAAGGGGAGCGCTTTTGTACCATAGATTTATTCGCCCATCCACTTGGATACTTATAGTCATGGTAGGCACCGGAACCCAACTCACACTACAGGAATTTCTAGCTTTACCTCAAGGAGATGTAACCTATGAGTTTGTAGATGGTCAGGCAGTGCCTAAAGTGTCTCCTAAGCTTTTTCATTCTGTACTACAGTCAGCTTTGTGGGTTCTCATTGGTGCCTGGTGTAAAGGACGAGGACGAGTTGTTCAAGAATGGGCAGTGCTGTTGAAACGTCATGGTCAAGACTGGGCACCTATACCCGATTTGACTTACATTTCCTACGAACGTTTACCCGCCAGTTGGAAGCGTAACGAAGCCTGTCCTATCCCTCCCGAACTGGTGATTGAGATTATCTCTCCAGACCAAACCCTGAAAGAATTTGAAAATAAAGCGAAGGACTACTTTGACGCTGGTATTTTAAGAGTCTGGGTTGTAGATCCTGAAGCGATGAATATCCGGGTATTTTTCCCAGATG from Coleofasciculus sp. FACHB-T130 encodes the following:
- a CDS encoding MFS transporter, giving the protein MFQSVKMMLDLSSTQFCLAKISVAPSGIQAANTPIKEATLVFSSPQFFVALIAGVLMAFAFQFLLTNFSIAAGISSAENPLDADDDDTETWGEKVRSIESKVGIWTLLTVNIAIFIACFLAVKLTLISSVILGAITGVVIWSAYFLLLLWVSSTAVGSLVGSVVTTAGSGMQGVMATASTALGGSAINRQIVSTAEASAAAVRRELSSSLDPDSLRETIKDYFTDLQLPKLDINKVRSDLEKLLSDVDVKSIAGNDVLRNVNRQTFVDLVSSRSDFSKQDVNRIAEQLEVVWQKVLGQQQGTEKPTETDPQVELLNFLKQAAPEELKSNELSAKLSQLVGVGQGKSERSHGNGLMAHSMQLGVTALLGEVMKRTDLSDLDVEKISSQLQHLKEQATEQAKTVGTKVADKVPAPSFSTIKADVENYLLNSKPWHLNRETIKQEFREVIYDPDAAPGKVRQQIEQLNRDYFVRVLEARGTFTSEQVADIAEQMDSIRQEVFETVQGAESQEQSQDLRDRVEHYLHSTGKEELNPEGIERDFKALLEDPDAGIDALSDRLSQFDRDTLVQLLSQREDLSQEEADQLIGQLESTRDRVLSQAQELQDRAKSEAEGLWQRVESYLRDTHKEELNPEDIKRELQTLLNDPQAGLAALRTRLSHFDRDTLVQLLKGRGDLSEEQIDGTIHQIESVRESILHAPQQLAGQAKDRYDQVTNQIAEYLRNTNLEELNPQGIQQDLAKLLNDPKEGSLALRERLSHVDRETLVKLLSQREDLSEEQVNRAIDRLQEAIRSIVKAPRRLATRARDTVRNFQTDLEDYLRNTNKEELNPESIKRELQLMLNDPQAGWKNIRDRFSHFDRSTFVSLLSQREDISEEEANRIVDQIESVRHQFVEQAQNAQHKVQSVLDGVFGRIRNYLNSLDRPELNYEGIKRDFRKLFDDPQAGFDAMRDRLSQFDRDTLVALLSSREDISQADANRLIDQIEGVRESTIHRAERFQQETKRRIKDLKHKAKQQAEETRKSAATAAWWLFGTALTSVATAAIAGVIAVSGFAFFS
- a CDS encoding Uma2 family endonuclease, whose product is MVGTGTKLTLQDFLALPEGDVIYEFIDGQVVPKVSPKYFHSTVQFALMVLIRAWCKGRGRVVQEWAVLLKRNGQDWAPVPDVTYISYERLPASWKRNEACPVAPELAIEIMSPDQTIKEFEDKAKEYFDTGVLRVWIVDPEAISIRVFSPDKTSQLYTDSTPIIDSLFPGLEITPKQVFEEAEVL
- a CDS encoding TenA family transcriptional regulator, whose translation is MTLSCQQLLQKHTQVWHQATVHPFLVQCKLGTIQPQQFNTWLVQDYLFVVEFTRMVAQILAVAPPAHFDVILSGLVALKEELNWFKAKASQRQLNLNTQKQPTCTKYCDYMHSLPAMPHPVQATALWAIELAYNQGWQLPGVMPDPYAEFADRWGNPGFTEYVKLLEQQADEVLQTASETVQHQAEEAFLKVAELEQDFWQMAFNAAP
- a CDS encoding Uma2 family endonuclease, with the translated sequence MVGTGTQLTLQEFLALPQGDVTYEFVDGQAVPKVSPKLFHSVLQSALWVLIGAWCKGRGRVVQEWAVLLKRHGQDWAPIPDLTYISYERLPASWKRNEACPIPPELVIEIISPDQTLKEFENKAKDYFDAGILRVWVVDPEAMNIRVFFPDGSSQVYTDTMPIVDTLLLGLELTPRQIFEQAELI
- a CDS encoding site-specific DNA-methyltransferase, yielding MNLKKPLYATNYGAAYIGDSLELLDCLESDSIDLVMTSPPFALLREKSYGNVEQEAYINWLFAFCQKVYRVLSPQGSFVIDLGGAYQSKRPVRSLYNYRILIKLCDQLDFRLAEEFFWHNPSKLPSPIEWVNKRKIRAKDSVNTVWWLSKTDYPKANVSNVLVPYSERMKKLHENPEKYYKPKARPSGHDIGSGFATNNGGAIPSNLLQIPNSESNSRYIQLCKAVGIAAHPARFPQKLPRFFINFLTDPGDTVLDIFAGSNTTGAAAEALRRRWIAFEQNPSYLAASAFRFLEDNQSIEAASALFKKLVAKPEISNIS